In Flavobacterium cerinum, one genomic interval encodes:
- a CDS encoding MBL fold metallo-hydrolase: protein MKLYPIESGNFKLDGGAMFGVVPKTIWNKTNPADENNLIDIAARCLLIEDGNRLILIDTGMGNKQSDKFFGYYSLWGDHTIDKSLAQYGFHRDDITDVFMTHLHFDHCGGSVIWNKDRTGYEVGFKNAKFWTNENHWEWATKPNAREKASFLNENILPIQESGQLAFIERPEGDFLEKSELGFGVLFVDGHTEKQMIPHIEYNGQTLVFCADLLATAGHIPIPYVMGYDTRPLLTLDEKTKFMTNAADKNYLLFLEHDAHNQIITVEHTEKGVRLKDVFHCDEILK from the coding sequence ATGAAATTATACCCGATAGAAAGCGGAAACTTTAAGTTGGATGGCGGCGCTATGTTTGGTGTGGTTCCGAAAACCATCTGGAACAAAACCAATCCTGCCGATGAAAACAACCTCATCGATATTGCAGCCCGATGTTTGCTTATTGAAGACGGAAACCGATTAATCCTGATCGATACCGGAATGGGCAACAAACAATCGGATAAATTTTTCGGTTATTATTCGCTTTGGGGCGATCATACGATTGACAAATCACTGGCACAATACGGTTTTCACCGCGATGACATCACGGATGTATTTATGACGCATCTTCATTTTGATCATTGCGGAGGAAGTGTAATCTGGAATAAAGACCGCACCGGATATGAAGTCGGTTTTAAAAATGCTAAATTCTGGACCAATGAAAACCATTGGGAGTGGGCCACAAAACCCAATGCCCGTGAAAAAGCCTCGTTTTTAAACGAAAACATTTTACCGATTCAGGAAAGTGGTCAGTTAGCATTTATCGAGCGACCGGAAGGCGATTTTCTTGAAAAATCGGAATTAGGCTTCGGAGTTCTTTTTGTAGACGGTCATACCGAAAAACAAATGATCCCGCATATCGAATACAACGGACAAACACTTGTTTTTTGTGCCGATCTTCTTGCAACTGCCGGGCATATCCCGATTCCGTATGTTATGGGATACGATACACGTCCGCTCCTTACATTGGATGAAAAGACCAAATTCATGACCAATGCCGCTGATAAAAACTACCTTTTATTTCTGGAACACGACGCACACAACCAAATCATCACGGTAGAACATACCGAAAAAGGAGTACGCTTAAAAGACGTATTCCATTGTGATGAAATATTAAAGTAG
- a CDS encoding S24 family peptidase — MVSERLGLYIAAKDISYYAFENSIGASRGAISKAVKENKSIGSSMLESILEIYKDLNPIWLLTGQGDMFVTTDYDFLEKRSVEPYTLKTDRSMEQQQIPLYDIEAVAGLVPLFKGTNNQEPIDHISIPHLPKCDGAIYVTGDSMYPLLKSGDIVLYKEVSDIRNEIFWGEMYLLSIDMSGEEYITVKYIQKSEITGFVRLVSQNKHHQDKDVDMTKIKALALVKASIRINSMN, encoded by the coding sequence ATGGTTTCAGAACGATTAGGATTGTATATAGCGGCAAAAGATATTAGCTATTATGCTTTTGAAAACAGTATCGGTGCAAGTCGGGGAGCTATTTCGAAGGCGGTCAAGGAAAACAAGAGTATCGGATCGTCGATGCTGGAAAGTATTCTGGAAATTTATAAAGATCTGAATCCGATATGGCTATTAACCGGTCAGGGCGATATGTTTGTTACGACCGATTATGATTTTTTAGAGAAGCGAAGTGTTGAACCTTATACGTTAAAGACAGATCGCTCGATGGAACAGCAGCAAATTCCGCTTTATGATATTGAAGCTGTGGCCGGATTGGTTCCGCTATTTAAAGGGACGAATAATCAGGAGCCGATTGATCATATTTCGATTCCGCATTTACCGAAATGTGACGGTGCGATTTACGTAACGGGCGATAGTATGTATCCGCTGTTAAAGAGTGGTGATATCGTACTTTATAAAGAAGTAAGCGATATCCGAAATGAAATTTTCTGGGGCGAGATGTATTTGCTGAGTATTGATATGAGCGGAGAAGAATACATTACCGTTAAGTATATTCAGAAATCGGAAATAACCGGTTTTGTGCGATTGGTAAGTCAGAATAAGCACCACCAGGATAAAGATGTTGATATGACGAAAATAAAGGCGCTTGCGCTCGTTAAAGCAAGTATCCGGATTAACTCTATGAATTAA
- the sufB gene encoding Fe-S cluster assembly protein SufB, translating to MSKYTEEELKKELETKEYEYGFYTDIESETFPVGLNEDIVRAISKKKNEPEWMTEWRLEAFRAWTEMTEPEWANVHYEKPDFQAISYYSAPKKKDKYESLDEVDPELLETFKKLGISIDEQKKLAGVAVDIVMDSVSVATTFKKTLAEKGIIFCSISEAIQEHPELVRQYIGSVVPQKDNFYAALNSAVFSDGSFCYIPKGVRCPMELSTYFRINQAGTGQFERTLVVADEGSYVSYLEGCTAPSRDENQLHAAVVELIALDNAEIKYSTVQNWFPGNKEGKGGVYNFVTKRGLCEKNAKISWTQVETGSAVTWKYPSCVLKGDNSVGEFYSIAVTNNFQQADTGTKMIHLGNNTRSTIISKGISAGKSQNSYRGLVQVSARAENARNFSQCDSLLMGNNCGAHTFPYIESKNSTAKIEHEATTSKIGEDQVFYCNQRGIPTEKAIALIVNGFSKEVLNKLPMEFAVEAQKLLEISLEGSVG from the coding sequence ATGAGTAAGTATACTGAAGAAGAATTAAAAAAAGAACTGGAAACCAAAGAATATGAATATGGTTTCTATACCGATATCGAATCGGAAACGTTTCCTGTTGGGTTAAATGAAGACATCGTTCGGGCAATTTCTAAAAAGAAAAATGAACCGGAATGGATGACGGAATGGCGCCTGGAAGCATTTCGTGCCTGGACTGAAATGACGGAACCGGAATGGGCGAATGTTCATTATGAAAAACCGGATTTTCAGGCCATTTCCTATTATTCAGCTCCTAAGAAAAAAGATAAATACGAAAGTTTGGATGAGGTTGATCCGGAATTACTGGAAACCTTTAAAAAACTGGGAATCTCTATCGACGAGCAAAAGAAACTGGCCGGTGTTGCGGTTGATATCGTAATGGACTCGGTTTCTGTTGCCACTACATTTAAAAAGACATTGGCTGAAAAAGGAATCATTTTCTGTTCCATTTCAGAAGCGATTCAGGAACATCCGGAATTGGTTCGTCAATATATCGGTTCGGTTGTACCGCAAAAAGATAACTTTTATGCGGCATTAAACTCAGCGGTTTTCTCAGACGGATCGTTCTGTTATATCCCGAAAGGAGTACGTTGTCCGATGGAATTATCAACCTATTTCCGTATCAATCAGGCCGGAACAGGTCAGTTTGAAAGAACACTTGTTGTAGCAGACGAAGGTAGTTATGTAAGTTATCTGGAAGGATGTACAGCTCCGTCACGTGATGAAAACCAATTACACGCTGCTGTTGTGGAATTGATCGCGTTAGACAATGCTGAAATTAAATATTCAACGGTTCAAAACTGGTTCCCGGGTAATAAAGAAGGAAAAGGTGGTGTGTATAACTTCGTAACCAAACGAGGATTGTGCGAGAAAAATGCCAAAATTTCCTGGACACAAGTGGAAACCGGATCAGCGGTTACCTGGAAATACCCGTCTTGTGTATTAAAAGGTGATAACTCGGTAGGAGAATTCTACTCAATTGCCGTGACAAATAACTTCCAACAAGCCGATACCGGAACGAAAATGATCCACCTGGGGAATAATACCAGAAGTACGATTATTTCAAAAGGTATTTCAGCCGGAAAATCACAAAACAGTTACCGTGGATTGGTTCAGGTTAGCGCCAGAGCCGAAAATGCCCGTAACTTTTCACAATGTGACTCATTATTGATGGGTAACAATTGTGGTGCGCATACTTTCCCTTATATCGAATCGAAAAACAGTACGGCTAAGATTGAACACGAAGCGACAACCAGTAAAATCGGAGAAGATCAGGTATTCTACTGTAATCAGCGTGGTATTCCAACTGAAAAAGCAATTGCATTGATTGTTAACGGATTCAGTAAAGAAGTATTAAACAAACTTCCAATGGAGTTTGCGGTAGAAGCACAGAAATTATTAGAGATTTCATTAGAAGGATCGGTAGGTTAA
- the sufC gene encoding Fe-S cluster assembly ATPase SufC, whose translation MLVIKNLHASVEDKEILKGINLEVKAGEIHAIMGPNGAGKSTLSSVIAGREDYEVTEGEILLEGEELIELAPEERAHKGVFLSFQYPIEIPGVSVTNFMKTAINETRKAQGLEEMPANEMLKLIREKSDLLEIDRKFLSRSLNEGFSGGEKKRNEIFQMAMLEPKLAILDETDSGLDIDALRIVANGVNKLKNKDNAVIVITHYQRLLEYIVPDFVHVLHDGKIVKTGGKELALELEEKGYDWIKNEN comes from the coding sequence ATGTTAGTTATCAAAAATTTACACGCTAGCGTAGAAGATAAAGAAATATTAAAAGGGATTAATCTGGAAGTAAAAGCCGGTGAAATTCACGCGATCATGGGACCGAACGGTGCCGGAAAAAGTACACTTTCGTCTGTAATTGCAGGTCGTGAAGATTATGAAGTGACCGAAGGTGAAATCCTTTTGGAAGGAGAAGAACTGATCGAGTTGGCTCCGGAAGAAAGAGCGCACAAAGGAGTATTCTTATCATTCCAGTATCCGATCGAAATCCCGGGTGTTTCTGTAACCAACTTTATGAAAACGGCAATCAATGAAACCCGTAAAGCACAAGGTTTGGAAGAAATGCCGGCGAATGAAATGCTAAAACTAATCCGTGAAAAATCGGACTTACTGGAAATCGACCGTAAATTTTTATCCCGTTCGTTAAACGAAGGATTCTCGGGTGGTGAAAAGAAAAGAAACGAAATTTTCCAAATGGCAATGCTGGAGCCGAAATTGGCTATCCTTGACGAAACGGATTCCGGTTTGGATATCGATGCTTTACGTATCGTTGCTAACGGAGTTAATAAGTTGAAAAACAAGGATAATGCAGTAATTGTGATTACGCACTATCAAAGACTTTTAGAGTATATCGTTCCGGATTTCGTTCACGTTTTACACGATGGAAAAATCGTTAAAACCGGAGGAAAAGAACTGGCTTTAGAGCTGGAAGAAAAAGGATACGATTGGATTAAAAACGAAAACTAG
- a CDS encoding HesB/IscA family protein, whose product MIKVSETAKKRIVNLMEDDGFDAATDYVRVGVKSGGCSGLSYDLKFDKSLGEDDKVFEDNNIKIAVDKKSFLYLVGTTLEYSGGLNGKGFVFNNPNANRTCGCGESFSL is encoded by the coding sequence ATGATAAAAGTATCTGAAACAGCAAAAAAAAGAATCGTCAATTTAATGGAAGATGATGGTTTTGACGCTGCTACCGATTATGTTCGCGTAGGCGTAAAAAGTGGCGGTTGTTCAGGCTTATCGTATGACTTAAAGTTTGATAAAAGCTTAGGAGAAGATGATAAAGTATTCGAAGACAACAATATAAAAATTGCCGTAGATAAAAAAAGCTTTTTGTATTTAGTTGGTACTACTTTGGAATATTCCGGAGGATTAAACGGTAAAGGATTTGTGTTTAATAATCCGAACGCCAACAGAACCTGCGGATGTGGTGAAAGTTTTTCACTTTAA
- a CDS encoding M1 family metallopeptidase: protein MKKLFLLSLLSIGSLWAQKNPDPGYWQQHVDYKMEVNMDVKNFQYKGKQTLVYTNNSPDTLRKVFYHLYFNAFQPGSEMDARLKTISDPDKRMVKSFKTGDKTVKESRISTLKPNETGYLKISNFKQDGVAANNRVVGTVLEVDLTKPLLPGQSTTFALDFDGQVPLQIRRSGRNSDEGVALSMTQWYPKIAEFDFEGWHADPYIGREFHGVWGDFDVKITIDKDYVIGSTGYLQNKNEIGHGYEDKGVTVTYPKKAKTLTWHFKAPMVHDFAWGADKDFIHDIYPGPNNVELHFFYKNNPKYKDKWKELQPKTADLMDFFNKSVGEYPYKQYSVIQGGDGGMEYAMCTLITGDRSLPSLIGVTAHEMAHSWFQHVLATNESKHFWMDEGFTSFISDLAMIKVMDKKLQEDENPFQSAYNNYFYMVNTGHEQPQSTHADRFDENMIYSISAYSKGEVFLTQLGYVIGMDKMMETLKRYYHDYKFTHPTPNDFKRTAERVSGASLDWYLNDWTKTTNTIDYGIKSVSEDGKNTKVTLERIGRMPMPLDILVVYQDGSKESFYIPNTLMRWNKENPYSDIQRTILNGWDWAFTTYDFTINKEKKAIKAIVIDPSDLMADVKKENNIYEVKP from the coding sequence ATGAAAAAGTTATTCTTACTTTCTTTACTGAGCATTGGTAGTTTGTGGGCTCAAAAAAATCCGGATCCGGGTTATTGGCAACAGCACGTGGATTACAAAATGGAGGTAAACATGGATGTAAAAAACTTCCAGTACAAAGGAAAACAAACACTTGTTTACACCAACAATTCTCCCGACACATTACGCAAGGTTTTTTATCACCTGTATTTTAACGCTTTCCAGCCGGGAAGTGAAATGGATGCCCGTTTAAAAACAATTTCCGATCCGGACAAACGAATGGTTAAAAGTTTTAAAACCGGAGATAAAACGGTAAAAGAAAGTAGAATCAGCACTTTAAAGCCGAATGAAACCGGTTATCTGAAAATTTCCAATTTTAAACAGGATGGTGTTGCCGCTAACAATCGTGTAGTAGGAACCGTTCTTGAAGTTGACTTAACTAAACCGCTTTTACCGGGACAATCCACAACTTTTGCTTTGGATTTTGACGGGCAGGTTCCATTACAAATTCGTCGTTCCGGAAGAAATTCCGATGAAGGTGTTGCGCTTTCGATGACGCAATGGTATCCGAAAATTGCCGAATTCGATTTCGAAGGATGGCATGCTGATCCGTATATCGGACGTGAATTCCACGGTGTTTGGGGTGATTTTGATGTAAAAATCACAATCGACAAAGACTATGTAATCGGATCGACCGGTTATTTACAAAACAAAAATGAAATCGGTCACGGATACGAAGATAAAGGCGTTACCGTTACGTATCCTAAAAAAGCAAAAACATTGACCTGGCATTTTAAAGCGCCTATGGTACATGATTTTGCATGGGGAGCCGACAAAGACTTTATCCACGATATTTATCCGGGACCTAATAATGTAGAACTACACTTTTTCTACAAAAACAACCCGAAATACAAAGACAAATGGAAAGAGTTACAACCTAAAACGGCCGACTTAATGGATTTCTTCAACAAATCCGTTGGTGAATATCCGTACAAACAATATTCGGTGATTCAAGGTGGTGACGGCGGTATGGAATATGCAATGTGTACGTTAATTACCGGCGATAGAAGTCTTCCGAGTTTAATTGGTGTAACGGCTCACGAAATGGCGCATTCCTGGTTCCAGCATGTTTTGGCAACCAACGAAAGCAAGCATTTCTGGATGGATGAAGGTTTTACTTCGTTTATTTCTGACCTGGCCATGATCAAAGTAATGGACAAAAAATTACAGGAAGACGAAAACCCGTTCCAATCGGCATACAACAACTATTTCTATATGGTTAATACCGGTCATGAGCAACCACAATCAACACATGCTGATCGATTTGACGAAAATATGATTTATAGCATTTCCGCTTATAGCAAAGGAGAAGTATTCCTGACGCAATTGGGATATGTAATCGGAATGGACAAGATGATGGAAACCTTAAAACGTTACTATCACGATTACAAATTCACACATCCGACGCCAAATGACTTTAAACGTACAGCCGAAAGAGTTTCCGGTGCTTCATTAGACTGGTACCTGAACGACTGGACCAAAACAACGAATACAATCGATTATGGAATCAAATCGGTTAGTGAAGACGGAAAAAATACCAAAGTAACATTAGAAAGAATCGGAAGAATGCCGATGCCTTTAGATATTCTTGTTGTATATCAGGACGGAAGCAAAGAAAGTTTCTATATCCCGAATACTTTGATGCGTTGGAACAAAGAAAACCCTTATTCCGACATTCAAAGAACGATATTAAACGGATGGGATTGGGCTTTTACAACTTATGATTTCACAATCAATAAGGAGAAAAAAGCAATCAAAGCGATCGTTATCGATCCGAGTGATCTGATGGCCGATGTTAAAAAAGAGAACAATATTTATGAAGTAAAACCATAA
- a CDS encoding patatin-like phospholipase family protein, with protein MSKKIRILSLDGGGIRGIITCVVLKYIEEELQKLDNPTAKLGDYFDLIAGSSTGGLLTSILLFPDKNKKAKFSVEAALDLYAKKGETIFNVSLWEHLINPFGLFNEKISQRNLEKQLREVFGDLQLKEFTKPCLITSYDIGQRKAKFFTSHEADSTLENFYVHDVCRATSAAPTYFEPAKIKSLYGQEFTLIDGGVYANNPALCAYAEARKIAFSKKLNDDKKIDYPAINDMLIISVGTGEVHKPYTFEKFENAGKIKWIGPLIDILLSSNVETVDYYLTKMYETLGPRNQKNYYRLMPQLKNASPEMDDTSQKNIYELIQAGLFFVDQNRNTLREIAKKLIKHK; from the coding sequence ATGTCAAAAAAAATTAGAATATTAAGTCTCGATGGCGGAGGAATCCGCGGAATCATAACCTGTGTTGTTCTCAAATACATTGAAGAAGAATTACAAAAACTGGATAATCCCACAGCAAAATTAGGCGACTATTTTGATCTTATCGCCGGAAGTAGCACCGGAGGATTGTTAACTTCTATTCTATTATTCCCCGACAAAAACAAAAAAGCTAAATTCTCAGTAGAAGCCGCTTTGGATCTGTATGCTAAAAAGGGAGAAACGATTTTTAATGTTTCCCTTTGGGAACATCTTATCAATCCGTTTGGCTTGTTTAATGAAAAAATTTCGCAACGCAATCTGGAAAAACAACTTCGGGAAGTTTTTGGTGATTTACAATTAAAAGAATTCACAAAACCTTGTTTGATAACGTCTTATGATATCGGTCAACGGAAAGCCAAGTTCTTTACCAGTCACGAAGCCGATTCAACTTTGGAAAATTTTTATGTACACGACGTTTGCCGTGCCACAAGTGCAGCGCCTACTTATTTTGAACCGGCTAAAATAAAATCGCTATACGGACAGGAGTTTACGTTAATCGATGGCGGTGTATATGCCAATAATCCGGCACTTTGTGCTTATGCTGAAGCCCGTAAAATTGCCTTTTCAAAAAAATTAAACGATGATAAAAAAATCGATTATCCGGCAATAAACGATATGTTGATTATTTCAGTAGGAACCGGGGAAGTACACAAACCGTACACCTTCGAAAAATTTGAAAACGCCGGAAAAATCAAATGGATCGGACCATTGATTGACATTTTGTTATCTTCCAACGTTGAAACCGTAGATTATTATCTTACGAAAATGTATGAAACATTAGGACCGCGAAACCAGAAAAATTATTACCGACTAATGCCGCAATTAAAAAACGCATCACCGGAAATGGACGATACCTCGCAAAAAAACATTTACGAACTAATTCAAGCCGGTTTGTTTTTTGTTGATCAAAACCGGAATACGCTACGGGAAATAGCTAAAAAATTAATTAAACACAAATAA
- a CDS encoding S8 family peptidase yields the protein MKLIKPLYLSAALVLALASCSTQKTTVYTPLVAPENMPVKVGKLAENDLKRWSHLDLIKDTVPGMSVDRAYDFLKGKKSKKVIVGVVDSGVDIDHEDLKPVIWKNTKETPGNGIDDDKNGYIDDIHGWNFLGKAEHENMEFTRILKKGDDGSEAYKKAKEAYDKEYNEVIQAKQQLDFILNASNTIKKHLKKDTYTIADLQKIQTTDPALNQAKMVMSQVLPQTGNDLKKIDEFKDQVYSQVNYHLNLEFNGRKLVGDNPDDIKDVKYGDNNVIGPVKDGAKHGTHVAGIIAQTRGNGLGGDGVASNNVEIMAVRAVPDGDEYDKDIALGIRYAVDNGAKVINGSFGKYFAQHPEWVYDAIKYAASKDVLIVVAAGNEGLDLNADGGVDRFPNDNIKMGPEIANNFLTVGALNYVYGPELVADFSNYGKSDVDVFAPGEKIYATTPNQSYEYLQGTSMASPNVAGVAALIRSYYPSLTAAQVKQIIMDSGITVKQEVILGGDPNNRRPFNEVSKSGKMVNAYNALIMAEKMASKK from the coding sequence ATGAAACTAATAAAACCTCTGTATTTATCTGCTGCTCTAGTGTTAGCTTTAGCAAGTTGCAGTACACAAAAAACGACAGTTTACACCCCTCTTGTCGCTCCGGAAAACATGCCGGTTAAAGTGGGTAAACTTGCTGAAAATGATTTAAAACGTTGGAGTCACCTGGATCTAATCAAAGATACGGTTCCGGGAATGAGTGTAGACAGAGCTTATGATTTCCTAAAAGGCAAAAAGAGCAAGAAAGTGATTGTAGGGGTTGTAGATTCCGGAGTTGACATTGATCACGAAGATTTAAAACCGGTAATCTGGAAAAACACAAAAGAAACTCCGGGTAACGGAATCGATGACGATAAAAACGGATACATCGATGATATTCACGGATGGAACTTCTTAGGAAAAGCAGAACATGAAAACATGGAATTCACTCGTATCCTTAAAAAAGGAGACGATGGTTCTGAAGCTTATAAAAAAGCAAAAGAAGCTTACGATAAAGAATATAATGAAGTAATTCAGGCAAAACAACAATTGGATTTTATCCTGAATGCCAGCAATACCATTAAAAAACATTTAAAGAAAGATACGTATACTATTGCGGATCTTCAAAAAATCCAGACAACCGATCCGGCTTTAAATCAGGCCAAAATGGTTATGTCGCAAGTATTACCGCAAACCGGAAATGATCTGAAAAAAATCGATGAATTTAAAGATCAGGTGTACAGTCAGGTAAATTACCACTTGAATCTTGAATTCAACGGAAGAAAACTGGTCGGAGACAATCCGGACGACATCAAAGATGTAAAATACGGTGATAACAATGTAATCGGACCGGTAAAAGACGGAGCAAAACACGGAACGCACGTAGCCGGTATCATTGCACAAACCAGAGGAAACGGACTTGGCGGTGACGGTGTTGCCAGCAACAATGTTGAAATTATGGCTGTAAGAGCGGTTCCGGACGGAGATGAATACGATAAAGATATCGCTTTAGGTATTCGTTATGCGGTTGATAACGGTGCAAAAGTAATCAACGGAAGTTTCGGAAAATATTTTGCTCAACATCCGGAATGGGTATACGACGCAATCAAATATGCCGCTTCAAAAGACGTATTAATCGTTGTGGCTGCCGGTAATGAAGGATTAGACCTGAATGCTGACGGCGGTGTAGATCGTTTCCCGAACGACAACATTAAAATGGGACCTGAAATCGCAAACAACTTCTTAACTGTAGGAGCATTAAACTATGTATACGGTCCGGAATTAGTAGCTGATTTCTCGAACTACGGTAAATCAGATGTGGATGTATTTGCACCGGGTGAAAAAATTTACGCAACTACACCAAACCAAAGCTATGAGTATCTTCAGGGAACTTCTATGGCATCGCCAAATGTAGCCGGAGTAGCTGCTTTAATCCGTTCTTACTACCCTAGCTTAACCGCTGCACAGGTAAAACAGATTATTATGGATTCCGGTATCACTGTAAAACAAGAAGTGATTTTAGGTGGTGATCCGAACAACAGAAGACCTTTTAATGAAGTATCTAAATCCGGAAAAATGGTAAATGCATACAACGCATTAATCATGGCTGAAAAGATGGCTTCTAAAAAATAA
- a CDS encoding DUF4349 domain-containing protein codes for MKKIILALSVLLLIVGCKNEHSENHAIVESVVLPEEGMVAEAAADATQSNSGGSETVIESKIIKNANLRFETSDLNQSYADIQKAVIKYKATIQNDVTGKNNSSAYRDLTVRIPNTAFDTFINDISKGVSHFDRKEISSDDVTEEYIDIESRVNTKKTLEKRYLDLLNKATKVSEILEIEKGLATVREEIESIEGRLKYLQSRVALSTIHIEMYTRNASESGATVSYGGKMWNSFKEGFFGISTFFLDLLQVWPFILIFVLLLIYLRKRYKKKTA; via the coding sequence ATGAAAAAAATTATCCTTGCATTATCCGTATTGCTTCTTATTGTTGGTTGTAAAAACGAACATTCTGAAAATCACGCTATAGTCGAATCCGTAGTGTTACCGGAAGAAGGAATGGTTGCCGAAGCGGCGGCTGATGCTACGCAATCGAATAGCGGCGGTTCGGAAACGGTAATCGAATCCAAAATCATTAAAAATGCTAATCTTCGGTTTGAAACGTCTGATCTCAACCAATCTTATGCCGACATACAGAAAGCGGTTATAAAATATAAAGCGACAATACAAAACGATGTTACAGGAAAAAACAACAGTTCTGCTTATCGGGACTTAACCGTTCGTATTCCGAATACGGCTTTTGATACGTTTATCAACGATATCAGCAAAGGTGTTTCTCATTTTGATCGCAAAGAAATTTCATCCGATGACGTGACCGAAGAATATATCGATATCGAATCGCGTGTCAACACGAAAAAAACATTGGAAAAACGCTATCTGGACTTGCTAAACAAAGCCACAAAAGTTTCTGAAATATTGGAAATCGAAAAAGGACTAGCGACAGTTCGTGAAGAAATTGAATCAATAGAAGGCCGGTTAAAATACCTTCAGAGTCGTGTTGCCCTGAGTACGATTCATATTGAAATGTATACCCGTAATGCCTCCGAAAGCGGCGCAACCGTTTCCTATGGCGGTAAAATGTGGAACTCATTTAAAGAAGGATTTTTCGGGATTTCAACTTTCTTCCTTGACTTACTGCAAGTTTGGCCATTTATCCTTATTTTCGTGTTACTTTTGATCTATCTGCGCAAAAGATATAAGAAAAAAACAGCTTAA
- the rnpA gene encoding ribonuclease P protein component, with the protein MKNTYPKAEKLKSRNTIDLLFSEGKSVSKYPLRLVYVPLETTDPEEKIKMGVSVSKKYFKKAVDRNYFKRVLRETYRLNKSILLDSIDKPYAFMFLYQTKDRLSYQEITEKTIRLFEKFAETLQDKPL; encoded by the coding sequence ATGAAGAACACCTATCCGAAAGCCGAAAAGCTCAAAAGCCGGAATACTATAGACCTCCTTTTTTCCGAAGGGAAATCGGTATCGAAATACCCGCTACGCTTGGTTTATGTCCCTTTAGAAACCACGGATCCGGAAGAAAAAATCAAAATGGGTGTTTCCGTCTCCAAGAAATACTTTAAAAAAGCCGTAGACCGTAATTATTTTAAACGGGTTTTACGCGAAACCTACCGATTGAATAAGTCCATTTTACTCGATTCAATCGACAAACCGTATGCGTTTATGTTTCTTTATCAAACCAAAGACCGGCTTTCCTATCAGGAAATAACGGAAAAAACGATACGTCTTTTCGAAAAGTTTGCGGAAACCTTACAGGACAAACCGCTTTAA